Sequence from the Nitrincola iocasae genome:
TTGAAGGGCGTGTTGATGACGCTTTCAAGGCACGTTATGCAAATCTAAGTCCTACAAGACGGATGTTGAAAGATACAGAAGTCATTAGCCCTCTTGATTTTCTGGTTCGCGAAAATAGCAGTGCCGTTACAGGTCAGACGCTCGTAGCCGATGGAGGATGGACCTTATGGTAAATCGAAGGATAGCCATTATTCCAGCCAGGGGTGGATCAAAGCGTATACCGGAAAAAAATATCATTGACTTCGCTGGTAAGCCGATGATCGCTTGGTCAATTGAGGCTGCTCTTAAATCGAATTTATTTGATAGGGTTATAGTTTCAACTGATGATATTAAAATCGCTGATATTGCGAAGCAATGGGGAGCAGAGGTTCCATTTTTGAGAAAGGAGTGTGCCGATGACTATTCAACTGTGAGTGAGGCAACGACTAGCGCTCTGACACAAGCAATGAATTTCTGGCATGAAGATTACACTACTGTTGTACAGTTAATGGCAAATTGTCCTTTGCGTACAAGTAATGATATTCAACAGGCAACTCATCAATTCGACCGGCAACATAGGCGTTTTCAGATCAGTTGCTTCAAATACGGTTGGATGAATCCATGGTGGGCCGTAAAGCTGAATGAAAATAACTGCCCAGAAAAACTTTTTCCCGATGCCCTCGATAAAAGATCTCAGGACTTACCTGAGCTCTACTGTCCCACTGGCGCTATTTGGATAGCTGCTGCACAAGACTTACTGAAACACAATACTTTTTATGGGCCGGATCATACGTTTGAACCTATATCATGGGAAAGTGCAGTCGATATTGATGATTTTAATGATCTTGCATTTGCAAAATCAGTCCTTCTAAATGTTCAAAACTATTCTATAACAGTTGATCAATGAAAATTGTTATTCGTACTGATGCCTCCATTCAAATCGGTACCGGCCATGTAATGCGTTGCCTGACATTGGCAGATGCGTTATCCAAAAAGGGATGTATATGTCATTTCATTTGCCGAGAGCATACCGGCCATTTATATTCATTGATTGAAGATCGAGGTCATGGAGTTTTCTTATTACCTGCGTCAGATAAACAATTAGATACCTGTGAGCTAAATTTGTTAGCTCACTCTGACTGGTTAGGTGTAACGCAGGAAGACGATCAGGCAGAGTGTATTCCATTATTGCAAAGCTTAGATCCCGACTGGCTGATTGTAGACCACTATGCACTGGATCATCGTTGGCAATCAAAACTACGCCGATACTGTAAAAATATCATGGTTATCGATGATTTAGCTGACAGGCATCACGATTGTAATTTATTGCTAGATCAGACTTTTGATCGAGACCCGCTGGATTATCAACCTTTAGTCCCTAAAAATTGCAAAATATTTTGTGGGTCTCGATATGCGTTACTTCGTCCAGAGTTTTCTCAATGGCGGGAATACAGCCTTAAGCGTCGTCAACATGGCAAACTTGAACATATACTCATCAATTTAGGTGGAGTTGATAAAGATAATATTACCAGTCAGGTTCTGGTAGCACTGCGGCAGTGCCTACTGCCTACTGATTGTAAAATCACCGTAGTAATGGGTGCTACGGCACCTTGGATAGAGTTTGTTAGAAAAGAGGCTAGGAAATTACATTGGAAAACTGAGGTGAGGGTGGACGTCAGTAATATGGCTGAGTTGATGTCAAATAGTGATCTAGCAATCGGTGCAGCAGGGGCAACCTCGTGGGAACGATGTTGCCTTGGGCTACCAGCAGTCATGATGGTTTTAGCAGAAAATCAACAAATGATCGCAAAAAAAT
This genomic interval carries:
- the pseG gene encoding UDP-2,4-diacetamido-2,4,6-trideoxy-beta-L-altropyranose hydrolase yields the protein MKIVIRTDASIQIGTGHVMRCLTLADALSKKGCICHFICREHTGHLYSLIEDRGHGVFLLPASDKQLDTCELNLLAHSDWLGVTQEDDQAECIPLLQSLDPDWLIVDHYALDHRWQSKLRRYCKNIMVIDDLADRHHDCNLLLDQTFDRDPLDYQPLVPKNCKIFCGSRYALLRPEFSQWREYSLKRRQHGKLEHILINLGGVDKDNITSQVLVALRQCLLPTDCKITVVMGATAPWIEFVRKEARKLHWKTEVRVDVSNMAELMSNSDLAIGAAGATSWERCCLGLPAVMMVLAENQQMIAKKLQDAGACVGLSIDNLHRNLSNVLNDLITGKLAKFANKASEITDGQGVDHLIKYIKAER
- a CDS encoding acylneuraminate cytidylyltransferase family protein produces the protein MVNRRIAIIPARGGSKRIPEKNIIDFAGKPMIAWSIEAALKSNLFDRVIVSTDDIKIADIAKQWGAEVPFLRKECADDYSTVSEATTSALTQAMNFWHEDYTTVVQLMANCPLRTSNDIQQATHQFDRQHRRFQISCFKYGWMNPWWAVKLNENNCPEKLFPDALDKRSQDLPELYCPTGAIWIAAAQDLLKHNTFYGPDHTFEPISWESAVDIDDFNDLAFAKSVLLNVQNYSITVDQ